In Schizosaccharomyces osmophilus chromosome 1, complete sequence, the genomic window TCATTCAAGGGCAATGCGTGAAAATACTGGGCAAGTTGTAGAATATATTCGCAATCGTCAAAGGCTTCAATTAAATAACAACGTGAAGAACCAAGTGTGAATTATATCAAACGAAAACGCACACGAATTGATATTATTTGATGATTCGATATAAAAAAGCGCGTTTTTGATGGCTTCTGGTTATTAGTAGAAACGCGTTGCTTCTACGTTACGTGTTCGTGCTTCTTGGGTAGAGCTCACCTGAAAGCATTGAAGACCCCTAAAGTAgaagaattaaattaaaagaatttactcaaaaacatttaattgttttgttatttctttcatttcttcgTAGGACTTGTTTAACTATGACTCAGATATTTAGCAGCAATGAACTTGACTTTTGAGAACAATATACAGCGAGCGTGTGTTCGAAAGTAAATGTTGAAGCCAAAGATCTATTAATACATCAttataaattatatttatttcctATTATAACCCAATTCTcccatttttttctgtcCGATGCgtaaaaggaatgaaacgAAAGGAGCatgcaaacaaaacaaaatatttagaaaaaataaaccaacACCAAAATAAGTATTAATAAGCTTACCCACACACCTccataaaaaacatttatCGCCTAGATTTTTTGCCGCCAGAGGCAGCACCCGAGTCTTGACGAAGtcttttaccatttttAGCAAACCAGTTGGCTTTCTCTTCACGTTTCTTTTCCACATACACTTGCTCTTCTTTCTGGAGCTTTTTGTGATACTTCTCGTGTTCTTCGGTCTTCTTAGCTTTACgcttgctttctttgtcAGACTTGAGGGTCATTACCTTCTGTAACAAATCACGAGCTTTTCGTTCGTCAGCGTTCAATAACACAGTGCGCTTTTGCATATACGTAGGCTTGCTTCGGGGACGAACTTCTTTAGGACGAGAAGCATAAGGAAGCTGCGCTTGCAAAGATGCAGGAACCTTCAAAGGATTGAAATGTCTAGTAGGTCgaacaatttctttatattgGGAATTGGGAAGTAAGGGTGTTTTCAAGCCAAGTTCATGACGCACTTCACCTGTCAGTCGCATACCTGTCCACTCGTTCTTTAGTGGTTCTAACAAGTTCGCGACCGTCGTACAAAATTCACGAATTCGTACAGGGTACCATGCTCTCAAGAAAACTATATCACTCATTAACACTTTATCCTCGAATGTAGCACGGAAATGGCCATGTTCTTTATCAACAGCTTTCTTAATTTGTCCTCGAATACCGGACACAGTCCTAATATTTGCACCTTCGAACTTGGCCACTTCCAAAGGACTATTAAACATTTTCTTGATAAATGCTGTGTTCTTAAAGATTTTGTATGGAACACCAGTTAATTTCAGCTTTTTCACAATTTCACTCGATTGGTTAACATCTAGAACGGTACCAGTCGCAGCAATTCTGAAACTACCAGCTTTAGCATATTGATTAGCAACATACTGCACCGCACAAAATCCCGTGTTTGGTGCAATGAATGGTCCGTAAAATGTAGCGAAGCAGTGCATATGCTCTGGGGTATACTTCAACATCCTGTTTCTAGTACGGGAATCACTGATAGAGTAGACTGGGACTGACTGTACTCGTCTCCAACCCAAGCTGAAAATTAACGgatcatttgtttttaaaatctTCTTATGCCAGCGGTGTCTCTTAATACGAACTTGAACAAGTCCATGTCGCTGTTCATTTGGCAATAGACCACCAACAACCACTGGATAACGAGAATCGAAGTGCTCAACGAACTCATAAGGAACGCCTTTTAGAACGAGACGTACATATGCACCGGCACGATATCCCTCAATTTCAGCTCTACTTTCGGGATCCATGTCATTGAATGCTTCCCTATTTATATCCAATTGGCGCGcaatcttttccttctcttctCCGTACCAATCGACATCTTTCTTCTCTGGATCGCCACgatcttcttcctcaaaaCGAAGCCTaagttcttcctttttgcGAGCATTTtcctctctctctttttcaaactcaGGAGTTTCATCTTCGCCTGCCTCGTGTGATTCCTCCTCGTCATTTGAGGGCTGTGCATTCtcattattttcaacaCTACCCTCGTCTTCCAAATCCTCAAAATCCCCcgtttccttttcttcctcgCCAGCTTCGTCATTATCCCCTTCCTGGGAATCTAACAAACTGCCAGTAATAAAATGATATTTGATTTGAGCAAGACGTTCGGAATCCGCATATTTCTGTCCATAACGTTCGAGTTCTTCCtcaaaagaacttttttcGTTCTCTTGAGTGGGGCCCTCCGAATCAACTTCTTTAGGTTGAAAAAAGTCATCTTCATCTCCTTCATCTGCGTCGCTTCCGTCTTCCTCTGCATCCAACGATTCACCACGAATTTCAGACAATGCTTGATCGGGTGAAAGAGATTCATCATAAAACACTTTTTGTAGATTCCTACGACGTCGACGACGAGATTCAATGAACGAAGCTGTAGCCCGAGAAGCCATACCTTCTTTCCATTTCAAATCAGacgattcttcttcaccaGAAAGATCACCAAGGTCTGAATCACTTTCAGCAAAGGCAAAATTCTCTTGAGCACCTTCGTCCTCATTATCCTTGGCCGCTCCAATCTTTTCAGAGTAATCAACGTCGTTTTCGTCACCAGACTCGTTTTCGGAGTCATTTGCTTCATTCTCCTCAAGATGCAGCATATCATCAGAAACGACGCCTGTTGGTTGACGTCGAGCTTTTCTGCCAACATCATCAGAGACTCCTTGATCATTTTCAGAATCAACGAGATTGGTATTGCTGAAAAGTTGGATACCAGATGAAGAGTTAGCACCCAAAGGTTGATGAGCTTCTTGTAATTGCATGACCATACGTTCACCAACACCAGCTTCAGAGTTGTCATCCTTGGAGAAGTTTGAAGTAGGAACATCTATATATACACGATCCTTGTCAAAAAGGATGCCACCGATATCAGCCATTGGACCATAGATtaatttctgtttttcGGAAAGTCTGCGTCTTCTGACTTTATCAGCATCTGGAGGAGGACAGGGGTCATCTAATCTAGAAGCATCAGAAATGGTAAAGTCACCAACACCCGGGACGTGAACTGGTGCATCATGCTTCGGTAAGTTTGTACCATGAAGGTAACCATAGAGAGTAACAGTTCGAGAGACCTTAGGATTCTCTTCAATTTCGGTAGGCAATGTTAAGTCTTCCATACGATCAGCAAGCAAATACGGGTGCTGATTGCGCCATTGAAGAGGACGGAACTTCATGACGCTAATAAACCTCGACAAGTTCAATATTTCACGATCGGGATATCTTCCGTTTAGGACACCCGAAAGATAAAATAACTTAGCACCTTGATATAACTCTGTCCAAAAACGATGTTTCAAATGCTTCTTGGCAGCACGAAGGGTAGCAGGCTTCTTGAATAAATCTAAGTGAGTCAGCACGCCCATAATTCGGGGCATTCCATGAGGTGCTAAAATGTTAAGAAATTCCattgtttccatttcaaACCCAAAGTTGGCGTCAACTAGAAGCAAAACGAGGTCGGCAATCTTTGCTACATCAATCATGGAACTCAAATCATTAGGGcattccaaaaaagtaattctTCGTGATTTGCCAGCAACCACAGTAATAGGCCCAGTGATATTGGATACCGTATATTTGGAATATCTTTTGACTAAAGATTTGATTAACGTAGATTTTCCTGTTCCAGGAGGACCCATAACAGCAACAATTACAGGTGGCGGCGATTCATCAGGCGTACGATCGACCATCGGAACGTGCAACTTCTTTTGAGACAAGTCTGCAGTCCTCATGGCCTGTCTAGCCATACGTCCTGCCGAAGATACGGAAAATGCCTAAATTGTTAATCTTCTATTGGGAATCTCTAATTCAACATACCTTAGGATTGCTCTCTGGATTGGCATTGGGAGCTTtccttgattttttcttttccgcTTTAGGCCCAGAATGCTTTGCATAATGggcttttttttcatccatgACTAAAAATGCTAGTTGTAGGATGTTGGCAAGTGCACTTACTGTTCACAGAAAAAATCAGGTACAAGTATCACGCAGGTAACAATGCAAGCTATTTGAAAAGTATGCAGTTCCTGTCGGAGTTCATGGTTTTATAGGTTTtagatttaaaaaaaaaaaaaaaaaaaaaaaaaagtgttaATTCTACAATATTCTGAGAAATCGATACATCCAATTTGCACTCATTACTTTCTAAATTAGCACATCGCTATTAAGAGAGGTTGTATAGTTAAATTTGCTTTAATATCATAAttaatccaaaaaaaaaccaaaaagacATAATACCTAGGGTTCAAAGGAGAAATCCAGTCCTCCTTTACCGTTTAACCAATCCTCACCAACGATACGCAAACGGCCATATGGACTTCCACCTCCTTCTACTCCGACATAAGGCATACTGAAAGAAGCAGCAAGTAGCTTTCTGCCTTGATTTCCGTATATGCGCAAAAGGGCTCGACCAGCGATATCCAAATATGTAGTTACGATAGAGCAAAGGGTTTGACCTAAATCTAAGTCCTTGTCCAAAAATTCCCTAGGAGAAGTCAAATTGAGAAGACGAGAGAAAAGTTTCCAGCTCCTAGGACCTAATGAATCATCGAGAGACACGAAGGCTGCATAAACAGCAAAAATACCACATT contains:
- the bms1 gene encoding GTP binding protein Bms1, with translation MDEKKAHYAKHSGPKAEKKKSRKAPNANPESNPKAFSVSSAGRMARQAMRTADLSQKKLHVPMVDRTPDESPPPVIVAVMGPPGTGKSTLIKSLVKRYSKYTVSNITGPITVVAGKSRRITFLECPNDLSSMIDVAKIADLVLLLVDANFGFEMETMEFLNILAPHGMPRIMGVLTHLDLFKKPATLRAAKKHLKHRFWTELYQGAKLFYLSGVLNGRYPDREILNLSRFISVMKFRPLQWRNQHPYLLADRMEDLTLPTEIEENPKVSRTVTLYGYLHGTNLPKHDAPVHVPGVGDFTISDASRLDDPCPPPDADKVRRRRLSEKQKLIYGPMADIGGILFDKDRVYIDVPTSNFSKDDNSEAGVGERMVMQLQEAHQPLGANSSSGIQLFSNTNLVDSENDQGVSDDVGRKARRQPTGVVSDDMLHLEENEANDSENESGDENDVDYSEKIGAAKDNEDEGAQENFAFAESDSDLGDLSGEEESSDLKWKEGMASRATASFIESRRRRRRNLQKVFYDESLSPDQALSEIRGESLDAEEDGSDADEGDEDDFFQPKEVDSEGPTQENEKSSFEEELERYGQKYADSERLAQIKYHFITGSLLDSQEGDNDEAGEEEKETGDFEDLEDEGSVENNENAQPSNDEEESHEAGEDETPEFEKEREENARKKEELRLRFEEEDRGDPEKKDVDWYGEEKEKIARQLDINREAFNDMDPESRAEIEGYRAGAYVRLVLKGVPYEFVEHFDSRYPVVVGGLLPNEQRHGLVQVRIKRHRWHKKILKTNDPLIFSLGWRRVQSVPVYSISDSRTRNRMLKYTPEHMHCFATFYGPFIAPNTGFCAVQYVANQYAKAGSFRIAATGTVLDVNQSSEIVKKLKLTGVPYKIFKNTAFIKKMFNSPLEVAKFEGANIRTVSGIRGQIKKAVDKEHGHFRATFEDKVLMSDIVFLRAWYPVRIREFCTTVANLLEPLKNEWTGMRLTGEVRHELGLKTPLLPNSQYKEIVRPTRHFNPLKVPASLQAQLPYASRPKEVRPRSKPTYMQKRTVLLNADERKARDLLQKVMTLKSDKESKRKAKKTEEHEKYHKKLQKEEQVYVEKKREEKANWFAKNGKRLRQDSGAASGGKKSRR